A region from the Desulfurobacterium pacificum genome encodes:
- the obgE gene encoding GTPase ObgE, translated as MATFIDKAKIFVQGGRGGNGCVAFRREKFVPKGGPAGGDGGKGGDVILEADRNVHTLLDFKYKRQYKAERGRHGEGSKKTGRSGKDLIIKVPVGTVVKDAETGEVLGDLTEHGQKLVVAKGGRGGRGNAAFVTPTRQAPDFAEPGEPGEERWIELELKLLADVGLVGFPNAGKSTLLSRITAAKPEIADYPFTTLRPILGVAKAGDYSFVVADIPGLIEGAHAGKGLGHEFLRHVERTKLLLHLIDLTDPTRTPEEAFEKINEELKLYSEELTQKPQIVVGTKIDALTDRSKIEKLKEYFNKKGYPFFAISAVTGEGLDELMYFVAQKLKELEKEDASEG; from the coding sequence GTGGCAACTTTCATAGATAAAGCAAAAATCTTCGTTCAAGGCGGACGCGGCGGAAACGGCTGCGTAGCGTTCAGAAGGGAAAAGTTCGTTCCCAAAGGTGGTCCTGCCGGCGGAGACGGCGGAAAAGGCGGTGATGTCATATTAGAAGCCGACAGAAATGTCCACACCCTACTTGACTTTAAATACAAACGTCAATACAAAGCAGAAAGAGGAAGGCACGGAGAAGGAAGTAAGAAAACGGGAAGAAGCGGAAAGGACCTAATCATAAAAGTCCCGGTAGGAACTGTCGTCAAAGATGCAGAAACTGGCGAAGTTTTAGGAGATTTAACCGAACACGGACAAAAACTGGTAGTGGCAAAAGGTGGAAGAGGCGGAAGAGGCAACGCGGCGTTCGTAACGCCAACCCGCCAGGCGCCAGACTTCGCAGAACCGGGAGAGCCAGGCGAAGAAAGATGGATAGAACTTGAACTTAAACTTTTAGCAGACGTAGGACTTGTAGGATTTCCAAATGCCGGAAAATCCACCCTCCTCTCCCGCATCACCGCAGCCAAACCCGAAATCGCCGATTACCCCTTCACCACCTTACGCCCCATCTTAGGCGTTGCAAAGGCTGGAGACTACTCTTTCGTTGTTGCAGATATCCCCGGTCTTATAGAAGGTGCACACGCAGGCAAAGGTTTAGGACATGAATTCCTGAGGCACGTAGAAAGGACAAAACTGCTGCTCCATCTGATAGACCTGACAGACCCGACGAGAACGCCGGAAGAAGCCTTTGAAAAAATCAACGAAGAATTAAAACTCTACTCAGAAGAGCTCACCCAAAAGCCGCAAATAGTTGTAGGAACGAAAATTGACGCTCTTACCGATAGAAGCAAAATAGAAAAACTAAAGGAATACTTCAACAAAAAAGGTTATCCTTTCTTTGCCATTTCGGCAGTAACCGGCGAAGGACTTGACGAACTTATGTATTTCGTAGCTCAAAAGCTCAAGGAGTTAGAGAAAGAAGATGCTTCAGAAGGCTAA
- a CDS encoding indolepyruvate ferredoxin oxidoreductase subunit alpha, whose protein sequence is MKEGDFAEKKSLILCQDGSPFIPYYPAGINTDKCTGCGECVKVCPQNCIELKEQNGKLVAVIVDMESCIGDGMCRLVCPEDAFT, encoded by the coding sequence ATGAAGGAAGGGGATTTCGCAGAAAAGAAAAGTTTAATTCTCTGTCAGGACGGTTCTCCTTTTATTCCTTACTATCCTGCCGGAATCAATACCGATAAGTGTACAGGGTGCGGTGAGTGTGTGAAGGTCTGTCCGCAGAACTGCATTGAACTTAAAGAGCAGAACGGTAAGTTGGTAGCTGTCATCGTTGATATGGAGTCCTGTATAGGCGACGGTATGTGCAGGCTTGTCTGCCCGGAAGATGCCTTTACCTGA
- a CDS encoding PilW family protein — translation MRKAFSLIELLVTIAVALLIIGGAVYFFSKALTNNIGTLSFSRGSVSVFQAVKVIDSDLLKAGYGINDTSVYPPVSWDNVNRILIIRYVDYEKPGCENATFSSSSTCSYVVQYKLIDGNLERKVNGSLFIPMFDSGVVEVSDFNVSFNSTSHVVNYKLEGTLNGKYFSIGDIVICRNWR, via the coding sequence ATGAGAAAAGCTTTTTCACTCATAGAACTTTTAGTGACGATAGCTGTTGCTCTTTTAATAATTGGAGGAGCAGTATATTTTTTTTCTAAGGCACTTACTAATAATATAGGAACTTTGTCATTTTCCAGGGGAAGTGTTTCTGTTTTTCAAGCTGTTAAAGTTATTGATAGCGACCTCTTGAAAGCTGGATATGGAATAAATGATACAAGTGTTTATCCTCCTGTTAGTTGGGATAATGTTAATAGGATACTAATTATTAGGTATGTAGATTATGAAAAACCTGGTTGTGAAAATGCGACCTTTTCTTCTAGTTCTACTTGTAGTTATGTAGTTCAATATAAGTTGATTGATGGGAACTTAGAAAGAAAGGTGAATGGTAGTTTGTTCATTCCTATGTTTGACAGTGGAGTTGTTGAAGTAAGTGATTTTAATGTTTCTTTTAATTCCACATCGCATGTTGTTAATTATAAGCTTGAAGGAACTCTAAATGGGAAATACTTTTCAATAGGAGATATTGTAATTTGTAGAAATTGGCGTTAA
- a CDS encoding radical SAM/SPASM domain-containing protein, with the protein MEKNEFLPKWIAWEITRRCNLNCIHCRSASTMESEQGDFSLEDGKKLMDDIEKIAKPTIVLTGGEPLLRDDVWDLAAYGTEKGFRMCMATNGTLVDDEVCKEMKRTGIRMVSLSLDGSTPEIHDDFRKQPGAFEGVMNAIELFKKYDIPFLINSSFTKRNAFDIPNVYKKARELGAKAWYMFIVLPVGRGEEANAELLNAEEAEYWLNWHYELEKELILKGDNTILVRPTCAPHYYRIFNQNAKRDGLDLKRRNLVFGTGGGKGCVAGQSIAYIDCHGWLRPCSYFPISDINVFDVPFDKAWFESKIMQDMRKIEEYKGRCGVCEYVKICNGCRVRAYWEYGDYMQEDPICRYVPIRMKKQQGEA; encoded by the coding sequence ATGGAAAAGAATGAATTTCTGCCCAAATGGATAGCCTGGGAGATAACGAGAAGGTGCAATTTAAACTGCATCCACTGCCGTTCCGCTTCAACGATGGAATCGGAACAGGGTGATTTTTCACTTGAAGATGGAAAAAAGTTGATGGATGACATAGAGAAAATCGCCAAACCAACAATCGTCCTGACAGGCGGCGAACCCCTTTTAAGAGACGATGTATGGGATTTAGCAGCCTACGGAACGGAAAAAGGCTTTAGAATGTGCATGGCAACAAACGGAACGTTAGTTGACGACGAAGTTTGCAAAGAGATGAAAAGAACCGGAATAAGAATGGTATCCCTTTCTCTTGATGGCTCAACACCCGAAATACACGATGATTTCAGGAAGCAACCCGGTGCGTTTGAAGGCGTAATGAACGCCATTGAACTCTTCAAAAAGTACGACATTCCGTTTCTTATAAACTCTTCTTTCACAAAGCGAAACGCCTTTGACATCCCCAACGTTTACAAAAAAGCAAGAGAGTTAGGAGCTAAAGCCTGGTATATGTTTATCGTTCTTCCCGTTGGAAGGGGAGAAGAAGCAAACGCAGAACTCTTAAATGCAGAAGAAGCAGAATACTGGCTAAACTGGCACTACGAGTTGGAAAAAGAGCTAATTCTGAAAGGCGACAATACAATCTTAGTCCGTCCAACGTGCGCCCCTCACTATTACAGAATCTTTAACCAGAACGCCAAAAGAGATGGACTTGACCTAAAAAGGCGCAACTTGGTATTCGGAACGGGCGGTGGTAAAGGTTGTGTAGCAGGGCAGTCCATCGCCTACATAGATTGCCACGGCTGGTTAAGACCCTGCAGCTACTTCCCGATATCCGATATAAACGTTTTTGACGTGCCATTCGATAAAGCGTGGTTTGAATCAAAAATCATGCAGGACATGAGAAAAATTGAAGAATACAAAGGAAGGTGCGGTGTTTGCGAATACGTTAAGATATGCAACGGTTGTAGAGTAAGGGCATACTGGGAATACGGTGATTATATGCAGGAAGACCCCATATGCAGATACGTTCCAATAAGAATGAAAAAACAGCAGGGAGAAGCGTAA
- a CDS encoding DUF4911 domain-containing protein translates to MKGRNLVCEVDVKDIAFINAIFEWYHEIATVRTRDRKKGLIELWIAPDFYDEAMKAVDWLVNGGFVKKFKIIEEVGDDWWRE, encoded by the coding sequence TTGAAGGGTAGGAATTTAGTCTGTGAAGTTGATGTGAAAGATATTGCATTTATTAACGCCATATTTGAGTGGTATCACGAGATTGCTACTGTTAGAACGAGAGATAGAAAGAAAGGTTTGATTGAACTCTGGATAGCACCTGATTTTTATGATGAAGCAATGAAAGCTGTTGATTGGCTTGTAAATGGTGGTTTTGTGAAAAAGTTTAAGATAATTGAAGAGGTTGGTGATGATTGGTGGCGGGAGTAA
- a CDS encoding type IV pilus modification PilV family protein — protein MRRRGFTVIEVLVAMVIMMISVLALTLALIYAIKFSKLNLLREQALYKAEKLVNYLVSLPYTDTCLQAGTYNCSSGTSCCDGFAGDRQVSYSVSDNGSDLKKIEVNVEFSYGSYNATVHLERLKGNW, from the coding sequence ATGAGAAGAAGAGGTTTTACAGTTATTGAGGTGTTAGTGGCTATGGTAATTATGATGATATCGGTACTTGCTTTAACTCTTGCGTTAATTTATGCAATCAAGTTTTCTAAATTGAATCTTCTTAGGGAACAAGCATTATATAAAGCAGAAAAATTGGTTAACTATTTGGTTTCTCTCCCTTATACGGATACCTGCTTGCAAGCTGGAACTTATAACTGTTCGTCTGGAACTTCCTGTTGTGATGGTTTTGCAGGAGATAGGCAAGTATCTTATTCTGTTTCTGACAATGGTTCTGATTTAAAGAAGATAGAGGTTAATGTAGAGTTTAGTTATGGTTCATATAATGCAACTGTTCACCTTGAACGTTTGAAAGGAAACTGGTGA
- a CDS encoding ATP-binding protein, whose amino-acid sequence MDRNLCENCEKCLEMCETRGLDEEGNVIPELPEVCNGCGHCVNVCPAKGIEAKPISIKEMIERFRRWKKSQSHIDSVILSLLEISSSGALLFSMFAAS is encoded by the coding sequence ATTGATAGGAATTTGTGCGAGAACTGCGAGAAGTGTCTTGAAATGTGCGAAACGAGAGGACTTGATGAGGAGGGAAACGTAATTCCGGAGTTACCTGAGGTCTGCAACGGTTGTGGACATTGCGTTAACGTTTGCCCTGCAAAAGGTATAGAGGCTAAGCCCATAAGCATTAAAGAGATGATAGAACGGTTCAGACGCTGGAAAAAGTCTCAATCGCATATAGACAGCGTTATATTGAGCTTACTTGAAATTTCTTCAAGCGGTGCGCTTCTTTTCAGCATGTTCGCTGCTTCGTGA
- the prfA gene encoding peptide chain release factor 1, with protein MERGIEQRLEKIAEKFKEIEENLGKPEIIADQKKFQTLAKEHSELQPIYETYMEYKKAKKGIEEAIEIIESGDEELAELAKEEKKELEEKVEKLENKLKKLLIPKDPNDEKNVILEIRAGAGGEEAALFAQDLFRMYSRYAEKKGWKVEILSLNETGLGGIKEVIAMISGKGAYSRLKYESGVHRVQRIPVTESGGRIHTSTATVAVLPEAEEVDIKIDEKDLKIDTYRSSGAGGQHVNTTDSAVRITHIPTGIVVTCSNERSQIQNRIKAMKILRARLKELYEKEQKEKLDSARRSQVGTGDRSEKIRTYNFPEGRVTDHRIKLTLYNLQEFLDGEIDEMVDALIAADQEKKVEALAKESL; from the coding sequence ATGGAAAGAGGAATTGAACAACGTTTAGAAAAAATAGCAGAAAAATTCAAAGAAATAGAAGAAAATTTAGGAAAACCTGAAATAATTGCCGACCAGAAAAAGTTTCAGACCTTAGCCAAAGAACATAGCGAGCTTCAACCGATTTACGAAACGTACATGGAATATAAGAAAGCAAAAAAAGGGATAGAAGAAGCGATAGAAATCATAGAAAGCGGAGATGAAGAGTTAGCCGAATTAGCCAAAGAAGAAAAGAAAGAGTTAGAAGAAAAAGTAGAAAAGTTAGAAAACAAACTAAAAAAACTGCTAATACCCAAAGACCCCAACGATGAGAAGAACGTAATCCTTGAAATCAGGGCAGGTGCTGGAGGAGAAGAAGCAGCCCTTTTTGCTCAAGACCTTTTCAGAATGTACTCAAGGTACGCAGAAAAAAAAGGCTGGAAAGTAGAAATCCTTTCACTAAATGAAACAGGATTGGGCGGAATTAAAGAAGTTATAGCAATGATTTCCGGTAAGGGAGCGTATTCCCGTCTCAAATACGAATCGGGCGTTCACAGAGTTCAGAGAATTCCCGTAACAGAATCAGGCGGAAGAATTCACACTTCAACAGCAACAGTAGCAGTCTTACCAGAAGCTGAAGAAGTTGATATAAAAATAGATGAAAAGGATTTAAAGATAGACACATACCGCTCCTCCGGTGCCGGCGGACAGCACGTTAACACAACCGACTCTGCCGTAAGGATTACACACATACCAACAGGAATAGTTGTAACCTGCTCAAACGAACGCTCACAGATTCAAAACAGAATAAAAGCCATGAAAATCTTAAGGGCAAGGTTAAAAGAACTTTACGAAAAAGAACAGAAAGAGAAACTTGACTCTGCAAGGCGTTCTCAAGTGGGAACAGGAGACAGAAGCGAGAAAATAAGAACCTACAACTTCCCTGAAGGAAGGGTAACAGACCACCGAATAAAGCTCACGCTCTATAACCTGCAGGAATTCTTAGATGGAGAAATAGACGAAATGGTAGACGCCCTGATAGCAGCCGACCAGGAAAAGAAAGTAGAAGCTTTAGCAAAAGAAAGTTTATAA
- a CDS encoding tRNA1(Val) (adenine(37)-N6)-methyltransferase produces MREDWDLSSFLNEKMWFYQKKDGFRFGTDTFLLADFVRLKGNEYIADLGTGCGVIPILLLKKYKDVKALAIDVLAENVELTKENARLNGVEDRLDVRLLNVKDVRREVRGGIFDVVVSNPPFIEAGTGNVASNYHRAVARQELEARLEDFVFAAAYLLKNKGSFYVLLPVQRFVDVLCLMRSYKLEPKRVRFIQPDYESGANLFLLEGRKNSGKGLVVEPPLVVYCDSKKRVYTKEVEEKYGGFFEG; encoded by the coding sequence GTGCGAGAAGATTGGGATTTATCAAGCTTTTTGAATGAAAAGATGTGGTTTTATCAGAAGAAGGATGGGTTTAGATTTGGAACTGATACGTTTCTGCTTGCCGATTTTGTTCGTTTGAAGGGTAATGAGTATATAGCCGATTTAGGAACGGGATGTGGGGTTATACCGATTCTTCTGTTAAAGAAATATAAAGACGTTAAAGCGTTGGCGATTGATGTTTTGGCTGAGAACGTTGAACTTACAAAAGAAAATGCCCGTCTTAACGGCGTTGAAGATAGATTGGATGTGAGGCTTTTGAATGTAAAGGATGTCAGGAGAGAAGTGAGGGGTGGGATTTTTGACGTTGTTGTATCTAATCCTCCTTTTATAGAAGCTGGAACAGGTAATGTGGCTTCCAACTACCATAGGGCTGTTGCGAGGCAGGAGTTAGAGGCAAGGTTAGAGGATTTTGTTTTTGCAGCTGCTTATTTGCTAAAGAATAAGGGAAGTTTTTACGTTCTTTTACCTGTTCAGAGGTTTGTTGATGTTTTATGTTTGATGAGGAGTTATAAGTTAGAGCCTAAAAGAGTTCGTTTTATTCAGCCAGATTATGAAAGTGGTGCAAATCTCTTTTTGCTGGAAGGTAGGAAGAACAGCGGGAAGGGTTTAGTTGTAGAGCCTCCACTTGTTGTGTATTGCGACAGTAAGAAAAGGGTATATACTAAAGAGGTGGAAGAGAAGTATGGGGGATTTTTTGAAGGGTAG
- the hemE gene encoding uroporphyrinogen decarboxylase, with protein sequence MDLKNHPILKAARGEKTEYTPIWIMRQAGRYSERYRKIREKAGSFMDLCKNPELAAEVTLIPIDEIGVDAAILFSDILVPVEKMGINVSFVEGKGPVLEPKVETVEDAQRLKIPEPEKDLPYVLETIQLIKEKLTDRPLIGFSGAPFTLASYILEGGSSKNYIAAKSTMWNDEKLWNTLMTKLTQTVIEYLSAQIKAGVDLVQIFDSWIGVLSRDDYERYVFSYTEKIVNELKKRHPETPIIHFGVNAGHLLEVNNRLNVDVIGLDWKTEIDKALQIIDKSIQGNLDPVMLFASEELIEKQVRKILTSAQKARGHIFNLGHGILPPTDPKKAKFLVDTVHKISRELREQ encoded by the coding sequence ATGGATTTAAAAAACCACCCAATTCTAAAAGCTGCAAGAGGAGAAAAAACTGAATACACGCCTATATGGATAATGAGGCAGGCTGGAAGGTACTCAGAACGTTATAGAAAAATCAGAGAGAAAGCAGGAAGCTTTATGGATTTGTGCAAAAATCCTGAGTTAGCCGCCGAGGTAACGCTTATTCCGATAGATGAAATCGGCGTTGACGCTGCTATTCTCTTTTCCGATATCTTAGTTCCCGTCGAAAAGATGGGAATAAACGTTTCTTTCGTTGAAGGTAAAGGACCAGTTTTAGAACCAAAAGTAGAAACTGTAGAAGACGCTCAAAGACTAAAAATCCCCGAACCTGAAAAAGACCTACCCTACGTATTAGAAACCATTCAATTAATAAAAGAAAAGTTAACAGACAGACCGCTAATCGGTTTTTCCGGCGCGCCGTTCACCCTGGCAAGCTACATATTGGAAGGCGGAAGCTCAAAGAACTACATAGCTGCAAAATCAACCATGTGGAACGATGAGAAGCTATGGAATACTTTAATGACAAAGTTAACTCAAACAGTGATAGAGTACTTATCCGCTCAGATAAAAGCAGGCGTTGACTTAGTCCAGATTTTTGACTCATGGATAGGTGTGCTGTCCAGAGACGACTACGAAAGATATGTTTTTTCATATACGGAAAAAATCGTAAACGAACTAAAGAAAAGACACCCGGAGACGCCGATAATTCACTTTGGAGTAAACGCAGGACACCTGTTAGAGGTAAACAACAGGCTTAACGTTGATGTAATAGGGCTTGACTGGAAAACAGAAATAGACAAAGCTCTTCAGATAATTGATAAATCTATACAGGGCAACCTTGACCCGGTAATGCTGTTTGCCAGTGAGGAATTAATTGAAAAGCAGGTAAGAAAAATCCTCACCTCCGCCCAAAAGGCGCGCGGACATATCTTCAACTTAGGACACGGCATCCTGCCCCCAACAGACCCTAAAAAGGCTAAATTCTTAGTTGACACAGTCCACAAAATCAGCAGAGAACTAAGAGAACAATGA
- the proB gene encoding glutamate 5-kinase, which produces MLQKAKRIVIKVGSQLLSGENGLNSDFIENLAKQIANVSNAGKEVVLVSSGAVLAGIKAIKLNRKPFSLQEKQALSAIGQPYLMAEYRKAFKKHGREIAQVLLTAEDLRSKERFINAKNTLDALMKFKTIPIVNENDTVSVEEIKIGDNDNLSAHVAVLFEADILIMLTVTNGLYDKDPNKHKDAKLIPVVEDPKELESFCDFKGKTTFGTGGMWTKVEAAVKASQKGIPVIIAGGREENVIERILKGERIGTLFLPAKKLKAKSYRILYLMKPKGKVFIDDGAVKAITESGKSLLSKGVKKVEGDFRKGDAVEIFDLNGKLIGKGIVRCNPDQLCSFKKAFIHRDEMVIL; this is translated from the coding sequence ATGCTTCAGAAGGCTAAAAGAATAGTAATAAAGGTAGGCTCTCAGCTACTATCCGGCGAAAACGGACTCAACAGCGATTTTATTGAGAATCTGGCTAAACAGATAGCGAACGTATCAAACGCCGGAAAGGAAGTTGTCTTAGTAAGTTCAGGTGCCGTTTTAGCAGGCATAAAAGCCATTAAGCTCAACAGAAAGCCCTTTTCACTTCAGGAAAAGCAAGCACTTTCAGCAATTGGTCAACCTTACCTAATGGCAGAATATAGAAAAGCTTTCAAAAAACACGGCAGAGAAATCGCCCAGGTTCTACTAACGGCAGAAGATTTACGCTCAAAAGAACGTTTCATAAACGCAAAGAACACTTTAGACGCCCTCATGAAGTTTAAAACCATACCCATCGTTAACGAAAACGACACCGTTTCGGTAGAAGAGATAAAAATAGGAGACAACGACAACCTTTCAGCCCACGTTGCCGTTCTGTTTGAAGCAGACATTCTCATAATGTTAACGGTGACAAACGGTTTATACGACAAAGACCCCAACAAGCACAAAGACGCAAAACTCATACCTGTAGTTGAAGACCCGAAAGAGTTAGAAAGTTTTTGCGACTTTAAAGGAAAAACTACGTTTGGAACGGGAGGAATGTGGACTAAAGTTGAAGCCGCCGTCAAAGCCTCCCAGAAAGGAATCCCGGTAATAATAGCAGGCGGAAGGGAAGAAAACGTTATAGAACGAATCTTAAAAGGCGAAAGAATCGGCACGTTGTTCCTACCTGCAAAGAAACTAAAAGCGAAAAGCTACAGAATCCTATACTTGATGAAACCGAAAGGAAAAGTATTCATAGACGATGGAGCGGTAAAAGCCATTACAGAAAGTGGCAAAAGCCTCCTTTCAAAAGGCGTAAAAAAAGTGGAAGGTGACTTCAGAAAAGGCGATGCAGTGGAAATATTTGACCTTAACGGTAAACTGATAGGAAAGGGAATTGTCAGGTGTAACCCTGACCAGCTTTGCTCTTTTAAAAAAGCTTTCATCCACCGCGACGAGATGGTGATTTTGTAA
- a CDS encoding PaaI family thioesterase: protein MEIKTHEKIDKRLCGEPVKLEEGRAEVKLKTVPEMAADEKGLVHGGFVFGQADYAAMLAVNHPNVVLGAANVKFLKPVKVGDILLAKAQVVKEEGKKRIVDVVVERDGEAVFEGEFTCFVLPVHVLER, encoded by the coding sequence TTGGAAATAAAAACTCACGAGAAAATAGACAAGCGTTTGTGCGGAGAACCTGTAAAGTTGGAGGAGGGGAGAGCAGAGGTTAAGCTGAAAACCGTTCCTGAAATGGCTGCCGATGAAAAGGGATTGGTTCACGGCGGTTTTGTTTTCGGGCAGGCAGATTACGCTGCAATGCTTGCCGTTAACCATCCAAACGTTGTTTTAGGGGCAGCTAACGTCAAGTTCTTGAAACCTGTTAAGGTAGGTGACATTTTGCTGGCAAAAGCGCAGGTAGTAAAAGAAGAAGGCAAGAAAAGGATTGTTGACGTTGTTGTTGAAAGGGACGGGGAAGCGGTTTTTGAAGGAGAATTTACCTGCTTTGTTCTACCTGTTCACGTTTTGGAGAGATGA
- a CDS encoding prepilin-type N-terminal cleavage/methylation domain-containing protein, with the protein MLKRRNGGFSLIELLLVLIVLIIITSISAFGVYKLISYYKVRTFSEKLYSELEYARSLAYQKGSSEFRIENGYCNVYAPVGSSIPVVALKIPENVNVTLSLSFSSVNQVFKRNGLPYYNGTINVSGYGFTFKIVMDNISGRIYLEKG; encoded by the coding sequence ATGTTGAAACGTAGGAATGGTGGATTTTCATTAATTGAATTGTTGTTAGTTTTAATTGTCTTAATTATTATAACTTCAATATCTGCTTTTGGCGTTTATAAATTGATTTCATACTATAAAGTAAGGACTTTTAGTGAAAAACTTTATTCAGAATTAGAATATGCAAGGTCTTTGGCGTATCAAAAGGGTAGTAGTGAGTTTAGAATAGAAAATGGTTACTGTAATGTGTATGCTCCTGTGGGAAGTTCTATTCCTGTAGTGGCGTTGAAAATACCGGAAAACGTTAATGTTACTTTAAGTTTATCTTTTTCTTCAGTTAATCAAGTTTTTAAACGTAATGGTTTGCCATATTATAATGGAACTATTAACGTTAGTGGGTATGGTTTCACCTTTAAAATAGTAATGGATAATATCAGCGGTAGAATTTATTTGGAAAAGGGATAA